The following are encoded in a window of Salmo trutta chromosome 27, fSalTru1.1, whole genome shotgun sequence genomic DNA:
- the chfr gene encoding E3 ubiquitin-protein ligase CHFR isoform X2: MDIHGRSQPWGKLVKVDTESEVLLVNRECTVGRRKGCDLSFPASKLVSGDHCKIVQDERSGLVWLEDTSTNGTVINMSKLVKKQVHMLQDGDVIYFVYRKNEPELNIAYIYQSIKPERTFSQDSIGNATKCSDMQQKAQPCPVPAAVSVEPFLVGPPWEQQALEEPQPSTSSHLHTFSPSTAYSSAASLLHSSASGKAEEPNSNLLCSTDVRQTEAQSRVPMLDKEEGDMEPESKRRKTDGADNNYDFGLPHTSSIEVVGPGPAKGALIMDLLGKAAVTVEGATTDKMEESLTCIICQDLLHDCVSLQPCMHTFCAACYSGWMERSSLCPTCRCPVERIRKNHILNNLVEAYLIQNPEKCRSEEDLKSMDSHNKITRDMLQPKIERSFSDEEGSSDYLFELSDNDSDTSDISQPFVMCRQCPGYRKEVSQVLWAIGPAPPTPEDRAGKPLGERPSTSSRSDLPTTAPREYMCPPQGSHVICTCCLQPMPDRRAELSAQQCVACQRPFCHMYWGCQRIGCQGCLARFNELNLTDKCLDGVLNSNNYESEILQNYLAARGMSWRDMLQEGLRGLQQGTFYLSDYRINSNAIMCFCCGLRAFKELAYKYRQNIPGSELPAAVTSRPDCYWGRNCRTQVKAHHATKFNHICEQTRFKS, from the exons ATGGATATTCATGGAAGAAGTCAACCATGGGGGAAGTTAGTAAAAGTGGACACTGAATCGGAAGTATTGCTTGTCAACAGGGAATGCACTGTCGGGCGAAGAAAAG GCTGTGATCTTTCCTTTCCTGCTAGCAAACTGGTCTCGGGGGATCACTGTAAGATCGTCCAGGATGAGAGATCAGGGTTGGTGTGGCTAGAGGACACGAG CACCAATGGTACAGTGATTAACATGTCAAAGCTGGTGAAAAAGCAGGTTCATATGCTGCAGGATGGAGACGTCATCTACTTTGTGTACAGGAAAAACGAGCCAGAGCTAA ATATCGCCTACATATATCAGTCCATAAAACCAGAGAGGACATTCTCACAAGACTCAATTG GCAACGCCACCAAATGCTCAGATATGCAGCAGAAAGCCCAACCCTGCCCTGTTCCAGCAGCAGTGTCTGTGGAGCCATTCCTGGTTGGACCTCCATGGGAGCAGCAGGCCTTAGAGGAGCCCcagccctccacctcctcccaccTCCACACGTTCTCTCCCTCCACAGCATATTCCTCTGCAGCCTCCCTCCTGCACTCCTCTGCCTCAG GCAAGGCTGAGGAGCCCAACTCTAACCTCCTCTGCTCAACAGACGTGCGACAGACTGAAGCCCAGAGCAGAGTCCCAATGCTGGATAAGGAGGAGGGGGACATGGAGCCAGAGAGCAAGAGGAGGAAAACTGACGGTGCTG ATAACAACTATGATTTTGGACTGCCACATACTTCCAGTATTGAGGTGGTGGGCCCGGGCCCAGCTAAGGGAGCTCTTATCATGGATCTATTGGGAAAAGCTGCCGTGACTGTGGAAGGAGCCACGACTGACAAAATGGAGGAGTCCCTCACCTGTATCATCTGTCAGGACCTACTTCATGACTGTGTCAG CCTGCAGCCCTGTATGCACACCTTCTGTGCTGCGTGTTACTCTGGCTGGATGGAGCGCTCGTCTCTCTGCCCCACCTGTCGCTGCCCGGTAGAGAGGATCCGCAAGAACCACATCCTCAACAACCTGGTGGAGGCCTACCTTATCCAAAACCCAG AGAAGTGTCGCAGTGAGGAGGACCTGAAGAGCATGGACAGCCATAACAAGATAACTCGGGACATGCTGCAGCCAAAGATTGAGCGTTCCTTCTCTGATGAAGAGGGCAGCTCTGATTATCTCTTTGAGCTCTCTGACAATGACAGCGACACCTCCGATATCAG CCAGCCCTTTGTGATGTGCAGACAGTGTCCAGGCTACAGGAAGGAGGTTAGCCAGGTACTGTGGGCCATAGGACCAGCCCCACCAACTCctgaggacagggctgggaaACCCCTTGGAGAGAGGCCATCAACATCATCACGCTCTGACCTCCCCACTACAG CTCCTCGGGAGTACATGTGTCCTCCTCAGGGCAGCCATGTCATCTGCACCTGCTGCCTGCAGCCCATGCCAGACCGCCGTGCCGAACTCTCCGCTCAGCAAT GTGTGGCGTGCCAACGGCCCTTCTGCCACATGTACTGGGGCTGCCAGAGGATCGGCTGTCAAGGTTGCCTAGCACGTTTCAATG AACTCAACCTTACAGACAAATGTCTGGACGGTGTTCTGAACAGCAATAACTATGAATCAGAGATCCTCCAG AATTACTTAGCAGCCAGAGGGATGTCGTGGAGGGACATGCTACAGGAGGGTCTTCGGGGCCTGCAACAGGGAACCTTCTATCTCTCTG ATTATCGCATCAACAGTAACGCCATAATGTGTTTCTGCTGTGGCCTGCGTGCCTTCAAGGAGCTGGCCTACAAATATAGACAGAACATCCCTGGCTCGGAGCTCCCAG CTGCTGTGACGTCTCGGCCTGACTGTTATTGGGGACGCAACTGCCGGACTCAAGTGAAAGCACACCACGCCAC
- the chfr gene encoding E3 ubiquitin-protein ligase CHFR isoform X1 has product MDIHGRSQPWGKLVKVDTESEVLLVNRECTVGRRKGCDLSFPASKLVSGDHCKIVQDERSGLVWLEDTSTNGTVINMSKLVKKQVHMLQDGDVIYFVYRKNEPELNIAYIYQSIKPERTFSQDSIGNATKCSDMQQKAQPCPVPAAVSVEPFLVGPPWEQQALEEPQPSTSSHLHTFSPSTAYSSAASLLHSSASGSEGPKCAASSVGKAEEPNSNLLCSTDVRQTEAQSRVPMLDKEEGDMEPESKRRKTDGADNNYDFGLPHTSSIEVVGPGPAKGALIMDLLGKAAVTVEGATTDKMEESLTCIICQDLLHDCVSLQPCMHTFCAACYSGWMERSSLCPTCRCPVERIRKNHILNNLVEAYLIQNPEKCRSEEDLKSMDSHNKITRDMLQPKIERSFSDEEGSSDYLFELSDNDSDTSDISQPFVMCRQCPGYRKEVSQVLWAIGPAPPTPEDRAGKPLGERPSTSSRSDLPTTAPREYMCPPQGSHVICTCCLQPMPDRRAELSAQQCVACQRPFCHMYWGCQRIGCQGCLARFNELNLTDKCLDGVLNSNNYESEILQNYLAARGMSWRDMLQEGLRGLQQGTFYLSDYRINSNAIMCFCCGLRAFKELAYKYRQNIPGSELPAAVTSRPDCYWGRNCRTQVKAHHATKFNHICEQTRFKS; this is encoded by the exons ATGGATATTCATGGAAGAAGTCAACCATGGGGGAAGTTAGTAAAAGTGGACACTGAATCGGAAGTATTGCTTGTCAACAGGGAATGCACTGTCGGGCGAAGAAAAG GCTGTGATCTTTCCTTTCCTGCTAGCAAACTGGTCTCGGGGGATCACTGTAAGATCGTCCAGGATGAGAGATCAGGGTTGGTGTGGCTAGAGGACACGAG CACCAATGGTACAGTGATTAACATGTCAAAGCTGGTGAAAAAGCAGGTTCATATGCTGCAGGATGGAGACGTCATCTACTTTGTGTACAGGAAAAACGAGCCAGAGCTAA ATATCGCCTACATATATCAGTCCATAAAACCAGAGAGGACATTCTCACAAGACTCAATTG GCAACGCCACCAAATGCTCAGATATGCAGCAGAAAGCCCAACCCTGCCCTGTTCCAGCAGCAGTGTCTGTGGAGCCATTCCTGGTTGGACCTCCATGGGAGCAGCAGGCCTTAGAGGAGCCCcagccctccacctcctcccaccTCCACACGTTCTCTCCCTCCACAGCATATTCCTCTGCAGCCTCCCTCCTGCACTCCTCTGCCTCAG GTTCCGAGGGTCCTAAATGTGCTGCATCCTCTGTAGGCAAGGCTGAGGAGCCCAACTCTAACCTCCTCTGCTCAACAGACGTGCGACAGACTGAAGCCCAGAGCAGAGTCCCAATGCTGGATAAGGAGGAGGGGGACATGGAGCCAGAGAGCAAGAGGAGGAAAACTGACGGTGCTG ATAACAACTATGATTTTGGACTGCCACATACTTCCAGTATTGAGGTGGTGGGCCCGGGCCCAGCTAAGGGAGCTCTTATCATGGATCTATTGGGAAAAGCTGCCGTGACTGTGGAAGGAGCCACGACTGACAAAATGGAGGAGTCCCTCACCTGTATCATCTGTCAGGACCTACTTCATGACTGTGTCAG CCTGCAGCCCTGTATGCACACCTTCTGTGCTGCGTGTTACTCTGGCTGGATGGAGCGCTCGTCTCTCTGCCCCACCTGTCGCTGCCCGGTAGAGAGGATCCGCAAGAACCACATCCTCAACAACCTGGTGGAGGCCTACCTTATCCAAAACCCAG AGAAGTGTCGCAGTGAGGAGGACCTGAAGAGCATGGACAGCCATAACAAGATAACTCGGGACATGCTGCAGCCAAAGATTGAGCGTTCCTTCTCTGATGAAGAGGGCAGCTCTGATTATCTCTTTGAGCTCTCTGACAATGACAGCGACACCTCCGATATCAG CCAGCCCTTTGTGATGTGCAGACAGTGTCCAGGCTACAGGAAGGAGGTTAGCCAGGTACTGTGGGCCATAGGACCAGCCCCACCAACTCctgaggacagggctgggaaACCCCTTGGAGAGAGGCCATCAACATCATCACGCTCTGACCTCCCCACTACAG CTCCTCGGGAGTACATGTGTCCTCCTCAGGGCAGCCATGTCATCTGCACCTGCTGCCTGCAGCCCATGCCAGACCGCCGTGCCGAACTCTCCGCTCAGCAAT GTGTGGCGTGCCAACGGCCCTTCTGCCACATGTACTGGGGCTGCCAGAGGATCGGCTGTCAAGGTTGCCTAGCACGTTTCAATG AACTCAACCTTACAGACAAATGTCTGGACGGTGTTCTGAACAGCAATAACTATGAATCAGAGATCCTCCAG AATTACTTAGCAGCCAGAGGGATGTCGTGGAGGGACATGCTACAGGAGGGTCTTCGGGGCCTGCAACAGGGAACCTTCTATCTCTCTG ATTATCGCATCAACAGTAACGCCATAATGTGTTTCTGCTGTGGCCTGCGTGCCTTCAAGGAGCTGGCCTACAAATATAGACAGAACATCCCTGGCTCGGAGCTCCCAG CTGCTGTGACGTCTCGGCCTGACTGTTATTGGGGACGCAACTGCCGGACTCAAGTGAAAGCACACCACGCCAC
- the chfr gene encoding E3 ubiquitin-protein ligase CHFR isoform X4 gives MSKLVKKQVHMLQDGDVIYFVYRKNEPELNIAYIYQSIKPERTFSQDSIGNATKCSDMQQKAQPCPVPAAVSVEPFLVGPPWEQQALEEPQPSTSSHLHTFSPSTAYSSAASLLHSSASGSEGPKCAASSVGKAEEPNSNLLCSTDVRQTEAQSRVPMLDKEEGDMEPESKRRKTDGADNNYDFGLPHTSSIEVVGPGPAKGALIMDLLGKAAVTVEGATTDKMEESLTCIICQDLLHDCVSLQPCMHTFCAACYSGWMERSSLCPTCRCPVERIRKNHILNNLVEAYLIQNPEKCRSEEDLKSMDSHNKITRDMLQPKIERSFSDEEGSSDYLFELSDNDSDTSDISQPFVMCRQCPGYRKEVSQVLWAIGPAPPTPEDRAGKPLGERPSTSSRSDLPTTAPREYMCPPQGSHVICTCCLQPMPDRRAELSAQQCVACQRPFCHMYWGCQRIGCQGCLARFNELNLTDKCLDGVLNSNNYESEILQNYLAARGMSWRDMLQEGLRGLQQGTFYLSDYRINSNAIMCFCCGLRAFKELAYKYRQNIPGSELPAAVTSRPDCYWGRNCRTQVKAHHATKFNHICEQTRFKS, from the exons ATGTCAAAGCTGGTGAAAAAGCAGGTTCATATGCTGCAGGATGGAGACGTCATCTACTTTGTGTACAGGAAAAACGAGCCAGAGCTAA ATATCGCCTACATATATCAGTCCATAAAACCAGAGAGGACATTCTCACAAGACTCAATTG GCAACGCCACCAAATGCTCAGATATGCAGCAGAAAGCCCAACCCTGCCCTGTTCCAGCAGCAGTGTCTGTGGAGCCATTCCTGGTTGGACCTCCATGGGAGCAGCAGGCCTTAGAGGAGCCCcagccctccacctcctcccaccTCCACACGTTCTCTCCCTCCACAGCATATTCCTCTGCAGCCTCCCTCCTGCACTCCTCTGCCTCAG GTTCCGAGGGTCCTAAATGTGCTGCATCCTCTGTAGGCAAGGCTGAGGAGCCCAACTCTAACCTCCTCTGCTCAACAGACGTGCGACAGACTGAAGCCCAGAGCAGAGTCCCAATGCTGGATAAGGAGGAGGGGGACATGGAGCCAGAGAGCAAGAGGAGGAAAACTGACGGTGCTG ATAACAACTATGATTTTGGACTGCCACATACTTCCAGTATTGAGGTGGTGGGCCCGGGCCCAGCTAAGGGAGCTCTTATCATGGATCTATTGGGAAAAGCTGCCGTGACTGTGGAAGGAGCCACGACTGACAAAATGGAGGAGTCCCTCACCTGTATCATCTGTCAGGACCTACTTCATGACTGTGTCAG CCTGCAGCCCTGTATGCACACCTTCTGTGCTGCGTGTTACTCTGGCTGGATGGAGCGCTCGTCTCTCTGCCCCACCTGTCGCTGCCCGGTAGAGAGGATCCGCAAGAACCACATCCTCAACAACCTGGTGGAGGCCTACCTTATCCAAAACCCAG AGAAGTGTCGCAGTGAGGAGGACCTGAAGAGCATGGACAGCCATAACAAGATAACTCGGGACATGCTGCAGCCAAAGATTGAGCGTTCCTTCTCTGATGAAGAGGGCAGCTCTGATTATCTCTTTGAGCTCTCTGACAATGACAGCGACACCTCCGATATCAG CCAGCCCTTTGTGATGTGCAGACAGTGTCCAGGCTACAGGAAGGAGGTTAGCCAGGTACTGTGGGCCATAGGACCAGCCCCACCAACTCctgaggacagggctgggaaACCCCTTGGAGAGAGGCCATCAACATCATCACGCTCTGACCTCCCCACTACAG CTCCTCGGGAGTACATGTGTCCTCCTCAGGGCAGCCATGTCATCTGCACCTGCTGCCTGCAGCCCATGCCAGACCGCCGTGCCGAACTCTCCGCTCAGCAAT GTGTGGCGTGCCAACGGCCCTTCTGCCACATGTACTGGGGCTGCCAGAGGATCGGCTGTCAAGGTTGCCTAGCACGTTTCAATG AACTCAACCTTACAGACAAATGTCTGGACGGTGTTCTGAACAGCAATAACTATGAATCAGAGATCCTCCAG AATTACTTAGCAGCCAGAGGGATGTCGTGGAGGGACATGCTACAGGAGGGTCTTCGGGGCCTGCAACAGGGAACCTTCTATCTCTCTG ATTATCGCATCAACAGTAACGCCATAATGTGTTTCTGCTGTGGCCTGCGTGCCTTCAAGGAGCTGGCCTACAAATATAGACAGAACATCCCTGGCTCGGAGCTCCCAG CTGCTGTGACGTCTCGGCCTGACTGTTATTGGGGACGCAACTGCCGGACTCAAGTGAAAGCACACCACGCCAC
- the chfr gene encoding E3 ubiquitin-protein ligase CHFR isoform X3: MDIHGRSQPWGKLVKVDTESEVLLVNRECTVGRRKGCDLSFPASKLVSGDHCKIVQDERSGLVWLEDTSTNGTVINMSKLVKKQVHMLQDGDVIYFVYRKNEPELNIAYIYQSIKPERTFSQDSIGNATKCSDMQQKAQPCPVPAAVSVEPFLVGPPWEQQALEEPQPSTSSHLHTFSPSTAYSSAASLLHSSASDVRQTEAQSRVPMLDKEEGDMEPESKRRKTDGADNNYDFGLPHTSSIEVVGPGPAKGALIMDLLGKAAVTVEGATTDKMEESLTCIICQDLLHDCVSLQPCMHTFCAACYSGWMERSSLCPTCRCPVERIRKNHILNNLVEAYLIQNPEKCRSEEDLKSMDSHNKITRDMLQPKIERSFSDEEGSSDYLFELSDNDSDTSDISQPFVMCRQCPGYRKEVSQVLWAIGPAPPTPEDRAGKPLGERPSTSSRSDLPTTAPREYMCPPQGSHVICTCCLQPMPDRRAELSAQQCVACQRPFCHMYWGCQRIGCQGCLARFNELNLTDKCLDGVLNSNNYESEILQNYLAARGMSWRDMLQEGLRGLQQGTFYLSDYRINSNAIMCFCCGLRAFKELAYKYRQNIPGSELPAAVTSRPDCYWGRNCRTQVKAHHATKFNHICEQTRFKS; this comes from the exons ATGGATATTCATGGAAGAAGTCAACCATGGGGGAAGTTAGTAAAAGTGGACACTGAATCGGAAGTATTGCTTGTCAACAGGGAATGCACTGTCGGGCGAAGAAAAG GCTGTGATCTTTCCTTTCCTGCTAGCAAACTGGTCTCGGGGGATCACTGTAAGATCGTCCAGGATGAGAGATCAGGGTTGGTGTGGCTAGAGGACACGAG CACCAATGGTACAGTGATTAACATGTCAAAGCTGGTGAAAAAGCAGGTTCATATGCTGCAGGATGGAGACGTCATCTACTTTGTGTACAGGAAAAACGAGCCAGAGCTAA ATATCGCCTACATATATCAGTCCATAAAACCAGAGAGGACATTCTCACAAGACTCAATTG GCAACGCCACCAAATGCTCAGATATGCAGCAGAAAGCCCAACCCTGCCCTGTTCCAGCAGCAGTGTCTGTGGAGCCATTCCTGGTTGGACCTCCATGGGAGCAGCAGGCCTTAGAGGAGCCCcagccctccacctcctcccaccTCCACACGTTCTCTCCCTCCACAGCATATTCCTCTGCAGCCTCCCTCCTGCACTCCTCTGCCTCAG ACGTGCGACAGACTGAAGCCCAGAGCAGAGTCCCAATGCTGGATAAGGAGGAGGGGGACATGGAGCCAGAGAGCAAGAGGAGGAAAACTGACGGTGCTG ATAACAACTATGATTTTGGACTGCCACATACTTCCAGTATTGAGGTGGTGGGCCCGGGCCCAGCTAAGGGAGCTCTTATCATGGATCTATTGGGAAAAGCTGCCGTGACTGTGGAAGGAGCCACGACTGACAAAATGGAGGAGTCCCTCACCTGTATCATCTGTCAGGACCTACTTCATGACTGTGTCAG CCTGCAGCCCTGTATGCACACCTTCTGTGCTGCGTGTTACTCTGGCTGGATGGAGCGCTCGTCTCTCTGCCCCACCTGTCGCTGCCCGGTAGAGAGGATCCGCAAGAACCACATCCTCAACAACCTGGTGGAGGCCTACCTTATCCAAAACCCAG AGAAGTGTCGCAGTGAGGAGGACCTGAAGAGCATGGACAGCCATAACAAGATAACTCGGGACATGCTGCAGCCAAAGATTGAGCGTTCCTTCTCTGATGAAGAGGGCAGCTCTGATTATCTCTTTGAGCTCTCTGACAATGACAGCGACACCTCCGATATCAG CCAGCCCTTTGTGATGTGCAGACAGTGTCCAGGCTACAGGAAGGAGGTTAGCCAGGTACTGTGGGCCATAGGACCAGCCCCACCAACTCctgaggacagggctgggaaACCCCTTGGAGAGAGGCCATCAACATCATCACGCTCTGACCTCCCCACTACAG CTCCTCGGGAGTACATGTGTCCTCCTCAGGGCAGCCATGTCATCTGCACCTGCTGCCTGCAGCCCATGCCAGACCGCCGTGCCGAACTCTCCGCTCAGCAAT GTGTGGCGTGCCAACGGCCCTTCTGCCACATGTACTGGGGCTGCCAGAGGATCGGCTGTCAAGGTTGCCTAGCACGTTTCAATG AACTCAACCTTACAGACAAATGTCTGGACGGTGTTCTGAACAGCAATAACTATGAATCAGAGATCCTCCAG AATTACTTAGCAGCCAGAGGGATGTCGTGGAGGGACATGCTACAGGAGGGTCTTCGGGGCCTGCAACAGGGAACCTTCTATCTCTCTG ATTATCGCATCAACAGTAACGCCATAATGTGTTTCTGCTGTGGCCTGCGTGCCTTCAAGGAGCTGGCCTACAAATATAGACAGAACATCCCTGGCTCGGAGCTCCCAG CTGCTGTGACGTCTCGGCCTGACTGTTATTGGGGACGCAACTGCCGGACTCAAGTGAAAGCACACCACGCCAC